The following proteins are encoded in a genomic region of Pyrus communis chromosome 11, drPyrComm1.1, whole genome shotgun sequence:
- the LOC137708198 gene encoding uncharacterized protein, with the protein MFGTQSKRDLSLEFQSQIPILRPSIHARRANLTVKFQDLYGFTVEGNVDDVNVLNEVREKVRQQGRVWWSLEANKGANWYLQTSISEGNLKSSLKFSALANAITLKKLIRKGIPPVLRPKVWFSLSGAAKKKSTAPESYYDDLIKATEGKVTPATRQIDHDLPRTFPGHPWLDTPEGHAALRRVLVGYSFRDSDVGYCQGLNYVAALLLLVMKTEEDAFWMLAVLLENVLVNDCYTNNLSGCHVEQRVFKEFLDKKCPRIAAHLEAMEFDVSLVATEWFLCLFSKSLPSETTLRVWDVLFYEGAKVLFHVALAIFKMKEDELLITHHVGDVISILQKTTHHLFDPDELLTVAFDQIGSMTTNTISKQRKKQEPAVMKELDQRVRRLNSLKLDEK; encoded by the exons ATGTTTGGGACTCAGAGCAAGAGAGACCTGTCCCTGGAATTCCAATCCCAGATACCAATCCTGAGACCCAGCATCCATGCCAGGAGGGCGAATCTGACAGTAAAATTCCAGGACCTTTATGGGTTTACAGTGGAAGGGAATGTGGATGATGTGAATGTGTTGAATGAGGTGAGGGAGAAGGTGAGGCAGCAGGGGAGGGTATGGTGGTCGTTGGAGGCAAACAAAGGTGCAAATTGGTACCTGCAGACTTCCATTTCTGAAGGGAACTTGAAGTCCTCCCTAAAGTTTTCAGCTTTGGCCAATGCCATCACTCTGAAGAAGCTGATTAGGAAGGGGATTCCGCCGGTGCTCCGCCCCAAGGTGTGGTTTTCGCTGTCCGGGGCGGCCAAGAAGAAGTCCACCGCGCCGGAGAGCTATTACGATGACCTGATCAAGGCCACTGAGGGCAAGGTCACCCCTGCCACCAGGCAGATTGATCAT GACCTGCCCCGGACCTTCCCCGGTCATCCATGGTTGGACACCCCAGAGGGTCATGCTGCTCTCCGACGCGTCCTTGTTGGGTATTCGTTCCGTGATTCTGATGTTGGATACTGTCAG GGCTTAAATTATGTTGCAGCATTGTTACTGCTTGTGATGAAAACAGAGGAGGATGCATTTTGGATGCTTGCAGTCCTCTTGGAAAATGTGTTGGTTAATGACTGCTATACAAATAATTTATCAGGATGCCATGTTGAACAAAGAGTTTTCAAGGAGTTCCTGGATAAAAAGTGCCCGAG GATAGCGGCTCATTTGGAAGCAATGGAATTTGATGTCTCCCTTGTGGCCACCGAGTGGTTTCTATGCCTCTTTTCTAAGAGCTTGCCTTCTGAG ACTACTCTAAGGGTATGGGATGTCCTTTTCTACGAGGGGGCTAAAGTTCTGTTTCATGTCGCTTTGGCAATCTTTAAG ATGAAGGAAGATGAGCTGCTTATAACCCATCATGTTGGTGATGTAATCAGTATTCTGCAGAAAACCACTCATCACCTATTTGATCCTGATGAGCTATTGACG GTGGCATTCGATCAGATAGGTTCAATGACAACCAACACAATATCAAAGCAAAGGAAAAAGCAAGAACCAGCGGTGATGAAAGAGCTCGATCAGAGAGTTAGAAGGCTAAATTCCCTAAAACTGGACGAGAAATAG